GATATTCGGGTGGCGGAGAAAAACGGAAAGTTTGGCTTCCTTCGTCAGGCGGTCGACGAACTCCCGCTTCGACGCGTAAGCGGGCAGGAGCCGTTTGATCGCCACGAATTTCGGTTGATCGGGGCGAGGGTCGTCAAACCGCACGGACAAGAACAGTTCGGCCATCCCTCCGTTCCCAATGCTGTCGATTAGGAAAAAGTCACCAAATTTCCGAGGCTCGAAGCTCTGTGAATTCCTTGACACAATAGCGACCGACCTATACTAACGCCTCAAATTTAAAGGAAAAAATGATTTCCAGTTACCTCCCGATTTTGTTGTCGCTGGTTCTGGCCATCTTGTTTCCCCTCGGCCTGCTTTTCATCACCAGCATTCTCGGTCCGCACGTAGACGTTCGGGCCAAAATGGAGCCGTACGAGTGCGGAGTTCCTGCCAAAGGTTCGGCGCATATCAAGATTCCCGTGAAATATTACCGCCTTGCCATCCTATTTGTCCTCTTTGACGTAGAAGCGGCTTTCTTGTTTCCGTGGGCGATCCTGTTTCGTCCGCAGGCTTCGTACTGGGGAGTCCCGTTCCTGGTGGCCGAGGCATTTCTCTTTTTGGCTATTCTTTTGGTCGGCTACCTCTACGCTTGGCGGCAAGGGGGGCTCGAATGGGATTAGAAAGCTTTTCCGTGACGCCGGAGCGGCAAAAGCGAATTTCGGAATTTATGGGCTCAAAAATCTCGTCGAGTGGCGAAATTCGAGGTGATTTTTGGATTCAGATCATGGGGGACGAGCTAAGAGCTCTTATCGAGTTTTTGCGCTCCGATCCCGAATTGCTCTTCGATTCTTTTGTCGACCTTTGCGGCGTCGATTACATGGCCCGGAAGCCTCGCTTCGAGGTCGTCGTTCACCTTTTTTCTCAACCCCATCAACACCAAATTCGAATTCGCGTCGGCGTGCCGGATGCGACTTTGACCGTCCCGTCCCTGACGCCTTATTGGCGCGGCGCCAATTGGCAGGAACGAGAAGCGTACGACATGTACGGCATCCTTTTCGAAGGCCATCCCAAGTTGGAACGGATCTTGAGCGCGCCCGATGTCACGCTCTTCCCCCAGCGGAAGGATTATCCGTTGAAAGGGGATCGGGAAACTCCCGAGGATCTGTGAGCGTGCGTTTTTCCAGCTCGGCCGAAGAAAAATTCGCCGATATTGTATCGCGCTATCCCAAATCGGACGCGGCGCTGTTGCCGGTCTTGTGGCTGGCGCAGGAAGAATTCGACGTCCTCACACCGGAAGTGCGGGCGTATGTGGCTCGGAAGCTCCATCTTTCCGCGGCGCGTGTGGAAAGTGTGGTCTCGTTTTACACGCTCTATAAAACGAAGCCGATGGGCAAACATCACATTCAGATATGCCGGAACCTTTCGTGCAGCCTTCGGGGCTGTGATCGTCTCATGGGCTGGGTGGTGAAAAATCTGGGAATCAAGCCGAGCGAAACAACGCCGGACTGGGAATATTCTTATTCGACGGTCGAATGCCTCGCGGCCTGCGGGGGCGCCCCCGCGATTCAAATCGACGGCGACTATTTTGAAAACGTCACGGAACAAAGGCTTGAGGAGCTGATCGGACGGCTGAAGGACAATGGAAAAAATCGTTAGCAAGAACTTCGACCGGCCGGAATGCTTCAAGCTCTCCGTTTACGAAGGAGCGGGAGGGTACGAGGGTCTGCGAAAGGCGCTAAAGATGAAGCCGGCCGAGGTAACCGAATTGGTGAAAGCTTCCGGGCTTCGGGGACGCGGGGGAGCCGGTTTTTCCGCCGGCATGAAATGGGGATTTATACCGGAGAACTCCGGAAAGCCGACCTACCTTTGTGTGAATGCCGATGAAGGGGAACCGGGAACGTTTAAGGACCGTGAAATCCTATTGCGCGACCCGCATCTTCTGATCGAAGGGATCGTCATAGCCGCTTACGCCATCGAATGCCACACGGCGTATGTCTATGTGCGCGGAGAGTTTATTAAAGAATCGAAACGTCTGCAGAGCGCTCTAAACGAGGCGCGAGCGAAAAAATACTTCGGCAAGAATATTTTGGGTTCCGGCTATGACCTGGAGATCCACGTTCATATGGGAGCCGGGGCCTATATCTGCGGCGAGGAGACGGCGTTAATTGAGTCGATCGAAGGCAAGCGCGGATTGCCGAGACTAAAGCCCCCTTTCCCGGCGGTGGAGGGTCTGTTCCGCTGTCCCACCATCGTGAATAACGTCGAAACCCTCGCCAATCTTCCGGATATTTTGCTCAAGGGGGTCCAGTGGTACCGGCAGTGGGGGACCGAGAAGGCGCCCGGGATGCGTCTGTTCGCGGTGAGTGGCCATGTTCAAAAACCGGGCGTGTACGAACTCCCGATCAACGTCCCGTTGATGAAATTGATCACGCAACACGCCGGGGGCCTTCGACCCGGCCGGCGGTTGAAAGCGGTGATTCCCGGCGGTGCCTCGTCGGCGGTTCTTCGCGCGGATGAGTGCGACGTGACGATGGATTTCGAATCGCTGGCCGGAAAAGGGACGATGGCGGGATCGGGCGCCGTTATTGTGATGGACGATACGACCTGCATGGTGAAGGCGCTGCGCGTGCTGGCCCAGTTCTTCGCCCACGAATCGTGCGGGCAGTGCACGCCATGCCGGGAAGGGACCAGCTGGGCGGCGGACATCATCCGTCGCCTGGAGACGGGGGAGGGTACGCGA
The sequence above is drawn from the Bdellovibrionota bacterium genome and encodes:
- the ndhC gene encoding NADH-quinone oxidoreductase subunit A yields the protein MISSYLPILLSLVLAILFPLGLLFITSILGPHVDVRAKMEPYECGVPAKGSAHIKIPVKYYRLAILFVLFDVEAAFLFPWAILFRPQASYWGVPFLVAEAFLFLAILLVGYLYAWRQGGLEWD
- a CDS encoding NADH-quinone oxidoreductase subunit C, translated to MGLESFSVTPERQKRISEFMGSKISSSGEIRGDFWIQIMGDELRALIEFLRSDPELLFDSFVDLCGVDYMARKPRFEVVVHLFSQPHQHQIRIRVGVPDATLTVPSLTPYWRGANWQEREAYDMYGILFEGHPKLERILSAPDVTLFPQRKDYPLKGDRETPEDL
- a CDS encoding NAD(P)H-dependent oxidoreductase subunit E — its product is MRFSSSAEEKFADIVSRYPKSDAALLPVLWLAQEEFDVLTPEVRAYVARKLHLSAARVESVVSFYTLYKTKPMGKHHIQICRNLSCSLRGCDRLMGWVVKNLGIKPSETTPDWEYSYSTVECLAACGGAPAIQIDGDYFENVTEQRLEELIGRLKDNGKNR
- the nuoF gene encoding NADH-quinone oxidoreductase subunit NuoF, which produces MEKIVSKNFDRPECFKLSVYEGAGGYEGLRKALKMKPAEVTELVKASGLRGRGGAGFSAGMKWGFIPENSGKPTYLCVNADEGEPGTFKDREILLRDPHLLIEGIVIAAYAIECHTAYVYVRGEFIKESKRLQSALNEARAKKYFGKNILGSGYDLEIHVHMGAGAYICGEETALIESIEGKRGLPRLKPPFPAVEGLFRCPTIVNNVETLANLPDILLKGVQWYRQWGTEKAPGMRLFAVSGHVQKPGVYELPINVPLMKLITQHAGGLRPGRRLKAVIPGGASSAVLRADECDVTMDFESLAGKGTMAGSGAVIVMDDTTCMVKALRVLAQFFAHESCGQCTPCREGTSWAADIIRRLETGEGTRKDLDLLYDICDNMKGKTICVFSDAAAAPIESIVKKFREEFDQHLADKRCRLAVAS